A window of Cohnella herbarum contains these coding sequences:
- a CDS encoding phage tail domain-containing protein — MSITLDGIRDVDLGFRVLEGSDDAILPETINRTMAISGRQGAWYFGADLGSRYFGLKCAFVTDGTDYAIPSAIELQKCVRRLATHLTDGYGKPKAIELVLERDPEKYYTVRYAGVSPIERIMYSAFGMFTLPLVAYDPNAYLIEPILDSDIILDSDIRLNGEEYSFDVSGPSINLNVPNVGSLISRPTIIVNGNYTNLSISANGKTFNFNQAASNKTLTINGAALTVKYDGVNALSKMNGDFIEIVPGDNQVSVSGTGLNCSITFIVDPQFL, encoded by the coding sequence ATGAGCATAACGCTAGATGGTATACGCGACGTGGATTTGGGATTCCGTGTGCTGGAGGGGTCGGATGATGCGATCCTTCCGGAAACGATCAATCGTACGATGGCCATATCCGGTAGACAAGGCGCTTGGTATTTTGGTGCAGATCTAGGGTCGAGATATTTTGGATTAAAATGTGCGTTTGTAACTGACGGGACGGATTATGCCATCCCTAGTGCGATAGAGTTGCAGAAATGCGTGAGACGGCTCGCCACTCACCTGACCGATGGATATGGTAAACCGAAAGCGATTGAATTGGTACTTGAGCGAGATCCGGAGAAATATTACACCGTGCGCTATGCGGGGGTATCTCCTATCGAGCGGATCATGTATTCAGCATTTGGCATGTTTACATTACCGCTAGTCGCCTATGATCCAAACGCTTACCTCATTGAACCGATTCTCGACAGCGACATTATTCTTGATAGCGACATCCGTCTGAATGGCGAAGAATATTCATTTGATGTTTCCGGACCATCCATTAATCTGAACGTCCCTAACGTCGGGTCCCTTATTTCACGGCCGACGATCATCGTAAACGGGAATTATACGAATCTATCGATTTCAGCTAACGGGAAGACGTTCAATTTTAATCAGGCGGCCAGCAATAAAACGCTAACGATAAACGGTGCGGCATTAACTGTCAAATACGATGGAGTGAACGCACTATCTAAAATGAATGGCGATTTCATAGAGATTGTGCCAGGGGATAATCAGGTATCTGTCTCCGGTACTGGCCTTAATTGCAGTATCACATTTATAGTTGATCCCCAATTTCTATAA